The following coding sequences lie in one Cotesia glomerata isolate CgM1 linkage group LG5, MPM_Cglom_v2.3, whole genome shotgun sequence genomic window:
- the LOC123264580 gene encoding protein artichoke-like yields MKRQLEMSRIILLLGIALRANTQAPVLRRQHYLLEIDNGILKNVKPYPEALSKDVDLSDLGLRSVEKNAFDQLVNIKSLNLANNSLQELPEFVFANLTNLQALSLAKNNFNTFQNNFVGLNNLKTLNISYNPLKHLRKSFFFGLTKSTDIITEGNEFWSISTELFENPFLREPNHQFEFDESPDKNPTLRNEFNNDDNLILDDNLQVKICKTAQGVVKTVEELQTNETLSSECKQAGIIYEQRTLVLKNLGLKAVEKGWYKLNKFSFNSIDLSMNQIEEITPELLNDLPENLAFVNLAGNKIKQLRRNVIENNYFKVLNLKDNLITQIEGGALEKTQLSGFFIIGNRLKSLSFASTLPITLTEMIASQNNIEEVPENSMANLKNLVYLNLAHNNITELKSNTLRGLTSLQVLILTDNKLKTIEEGAFKDMINLRTLYLYRNAISHLKSGFVRGLENLKDLNLAWNNIKKITNDTFIELPDTLRDLHLDFNEIESLEAGSFVDVPKFTLSLDGNKISAIPRGAFNLPYLHELHLKNNSLQSIDGDAFEGLWRLRRLSLNANNITSIKKEAAKNMGRIHLLDLSKNPIEKLENGALFGLPKSRGCFVYLSDTFLKIIQGGLFDDV; encoded by the coding sequence ATGAAGCGACAGCTGGAAATGTCCCGGATTATTCTCCTTCTGGGAATTGCCCTCAGGGCCAACACTCAAGCCCCAGTCCTCAGACGTCAACATTATCTTCTGGAGATTGACAACGGAATTCTCAAGAACGTTAAGCCGTATCCTGAAGCTCTCAGTAAAGATGTTGATTTATCCGACCTTGGGCTACGGTCAGttgaaaaaaatgcttttgatCAGCTTGTCAACATAAAATCTCTCAATCTAGCTAATAATTCTCTACAAGAGCTCCCTGAATTTGTTTTTGCTAATTTAACAAATCTACAAGCATTATCTCTagccaaaaataattttaatacctttcaaaataatttcgtcgggcttaataatttaaaaacactcAACATTTCTTACAACCCACTTAAACATTTAagaaagagtttttttttcggtctTACAAAATCTACTGACATTATTACGGAAGGCAATGAATTTTGGAGCATATCTACAGAACTTTTTGAAAATCCATTTCTTCGAGAGCCAAATCATCAATTTGAGTTTGATGAAAGCCCGGATAAGAATCCGACGTTGAGAAATGAATTTAACAATGACGataatttaattcttgatGATAATCTTCAAGTAAAGATTTGCAAAACAGCCCAAGGTGTTGTAAAGACAGTTGAAGAGTTACAAACAAACGAAACATTATCCTCCGAGTGCAAACAAGCTGGTATTATTTACGAGCAACGTACCTTAGTGCTTAAAAACTTGGGATTAAAAGCCGTTGAGAAAGGTTGgtataaactaaataaattttcatttaattccaTTGATTTAAGCATGAATCAAATAGAAGAAATTACACCAGAATTGCTTAATGATCTTCCTGAGAATTTGGCGTTTGTTAATTTAGccggaaataaaattaaacaattaagaagaaatgttattgagaacaattattttaaagtattGAATCTAAAGGATAATTTAATAACGCAAATTGAAGGTGGTGCTCTAGAAAAAACTCAATTGTCGGGGTTTTTTATTATAGGCAATCGTTTGAAGAGCTTATCGTTTGCTTCAACTTTACCAATTACATTAACAGAAATGATTGCTTCGCAGAATAATATTGAAGAAGTTCCAGAAAATTCAATGGCTAACTTAAAGAATCTAGTTTATTTGAACTTAGCTCACAATAATATTACAGAGTTAAAAAGTAATACGCTTCGAGGGTTAACTTCGCTTCAAGTACTTATTCTCACGGACAATAAGCTGAAGACTATTGAAGAAGGAGCATTTAAAGATATGATTAATTTAAGAACACTTTATCTTTATCGTAACGCAATTAGTCATTTAAAAAGTGGATTTGTTCGaggtttagaaaatttaaaagatcttaatttagcttggaataatattaaaaaaattactaatgatACATTCATTGAATTACCAGACACACTAAGAGATCTTCATCTCGATTTCAATGAAATTGAATCTCTGGAGGCTGGGAGCTTCGTTGATGTTCCTAAATTTACGCTTTCTCTTGATGGGAATAAAATATCAGCGATACCGCGAGGAGCGTTTAATCTTCCGTACCTTCACGAATTgcacttgaaaaataattcgttACAGTCAATTGACGGTGACGCTTTCGAAGGCCTTTGGCGTCTACGTCGTCTTTCTTTGAATGCGAATAATATTACGAGTATTAAAAAAGAAGCTGCCAAAAATATGGGACGGATTCATTTGCTTGATCTCTCGAAAAATCCGattgaaaaattagaaaatggCGCACTTTTTGGATTACCAAAATCAAGAGGCTGTTTTGTATATTTATCTGAtacatttcttaaaataattcaaggtGGTCTTTTTGATGATGTTTAA